A genomic stretch from Pirellulales bacterium includes:
- a CDS encoding DUF1080 domain-containing protein, translated as MTDRFTFRRLKKPLAVVALLALVTVTGALKAKEYISGKVWPEPKIVEPGSVGGPPADAIVLFGGKDLTAWEGGDKWEIADGVATAKGGGITTKQPFGDCQLHVEWAEPSVVTGSGQGRGNSGVYLQGNYEVQILDSYDNKTYFDGQCGSVYKQTPPLVNVCRKPGEWQSYDIIFEAPKFDASGNLTKPAFITALQNGVLILNHFQVEGASAWDAPPKYTAHEPKLPLSIQFHGNPVRFRNLWIREL; from the coding sequence ATGACCGATCGGTTCACATTTCGCCGCCTGAAGAAACCCCTGGCAGTCGTCGCCCTGTTGGCGCTCGTCACAGTCACTGGCGCCTTAAAGGCCAAGGAATACATCAGTGGCAAAGTTTGGCCTGAACCGAAGATTGTCGAGCCGGGCTCGGTCGGTGGTCCGCCGGCCGATGCGATCGTGCTCTTCGGCGGAAAGGATCTCACAGCCTGGGAGGGGGGCGATAAGTGGGAAATCGCCGACGGCGTCGCCACGGCCAAGGGGGGCGGCATCACCACCAAGCAACCTTTCGGCGATTGCCAGTTGCACGTCGAATGGGCTGAACCCTCGGTCGTCACCGGATCAGGCCAGGGACGCGGCAACAGCGGCGTCTATCTGCAGGGGAACTACGAGGTGCAGATCCTCGATTCGTACGACAACAAAACCTACTTCGACGGCCAGTGTGGCTCGGTTTACAAGCAGACACCGCCGCTGGTGAACGTCTGCCGCAAGCCGGGCGAGTGGCAATCGTACGACATCATCTTCGAGGCTCCGAAGTTCGACGCGTCGGGCAATCTGACCAAGCCCGCCTTCATCACGGCCCTGCAAAACGGTGTGCTGATCCTGAATCACTTCCAGGTCGAAGGCGCCTCGGCCTGGGACGCCCCGCCGAAGTACACCGCGCACGAGCCGAAGCTGCCGTTGTCGATCCAGTTTCACGGCAATCCGGTCCGCTTCCGCAACCTTTGGATCCGCGAGCTTTAG
- a CDS encoding sigma-70 family RNA polymerase sigma factor, whose protein sequence is MADGPVVLEIARLVVDHHADVYRYAYRLAGSVADAEDLTQQTFLAAQVKLAQLRSSETARAWLFTILRNCYLKSRRRRAPQTAASVELNVNEIPAAGAVESAVDRERLQAALDALADEFKLVLLMFYFEECSYRDIAERLGIPLGTVMSRLSRAKGQLRGRLFELELQAAGSRGPEPERVPVSRETT, encoded by the coding sequence ATGGCGGATGGCCCAGTGGTGCTGGAAATCGCAAGGCTGGTCGTGGATCACCATGCGGACGTCTACCGGTACGCGTACCGTCTGGCGGGTTCGGTCGCGGATGCCGAGGACTTGACGCAGCAGACGTTTCTGGCGGCGCAGGTCAAGCTCGCGCAATTGCGTTCGAGCGAGACGGCCCGCGCGTGGTTGTTCACGATCCTGCGTAATTGCTACTTGAAGTCGCGGCGGCGTCGAGCCCCGCAAACAGCGGCCAGCGTGGAATTGAACGTCAACGAGATTCCGGCCGCAGGCGCGGTCGAAAGCGCCGTCGATCGAGAGCGATTGCAGGCGGCACTCGACGCGCTAGCGGATGAATTCAAGTTGGTGTTGTTGATGTTCTATTTCGAGGAGTGTTCGTATCGCGACATCGCCGAGCGGTTGGGTATCCCGCTGGGGACTGTGATGAGCCGGCTGTCGCGGGCCAAGGGGCAACTGCGGGGGCGCTTGTTCGAGTTGGAGTTGCAGGCCGCGGGAAGCCGCGGCCCAGAGCCGGAACGCGTGCCGGTCTCGCGCGAGACGACGTAA